Within Paenibacillus sabinae T27, the genomic segment CGAACTGTCTCACGACGTTCTGAACCCAGCTCGCGTACCGCTTTAATGGGCGAACAGCCCAACCCTTGGGACCTACTTCAGCCCCAGGATGCGATGAGCCGACATCGAGGTGCCAAACCTCCCCGTCGATGTGGACTCTTGGGGGAGATAAGCCTGTTATCCCCAGGGTAGCTTTTATCCGTTGAGCGATGGCCCTTCCATGCGGTACCACCGGATCACTAAGCCCGACTTTCGTCCCTGCTCGACTTGTAGGTCTCGCAGTCAAGCTCCCTTCTGCCTTTGCACTCTTCGAATGATTTCCAACCATTCTGAGGGAACCTTGGGACGCCTCCGTTACGCTTTAGGAGGCGACCGCCCCAGTCAAACTGCCCGCCTGACACGGTCCCCGTACCCGCTTAGGGTACCAGGTTAGAACCTAGATACGATCAGGGTGGTATCCCAACGTCGCCTCCACCGAAGCTGGCGCTCCGGCTTCCAAGGCTCCCACCTATCCTGTACAGATCGTACCCAAGTTCAATATCAAGCTGCAGTAAAGCTCCATGGGGTCTTTCCGTCTTGTCGCGGGTAACCTGCATCTTCACAGGTATTAAAATTTCACCGGATCTCTCGTTGAGACAGCGCCCAAGTCGTTACGCCATTCGTGCGGGTCAGAATTTACCTGACAAGGAATTTCGCTACCTTAGGACCGTTATAGTTACGGCCGCCGTTTACTGGGGCTTCGGTTCACAGCTTCGGGTTTAACCCCTAACCGCTCCCCTTAACCTTCCAGCACCGGGCAGGCGTCAGCCCGTATACTTCGCCTTGCGGCTTCGCACAGACCTGTGTTTTTGCTAAACAGTCGCTTGGGCCTTTTCACTGCGGCCCCCTCGGGCTATTCACCCTACCGAGGCACCCCTTCTCCCGAAGTTACGGGGTCATTTTGCCGAGTTCCTTAACGAGAGTTCTTCCGCGCGCCTTAGAATTCTCTTCTCGCCTACCTGTGTCGGTTTGCGGTACGGGCACCTTCTCCTGGCTAGAGGCTTTTCTTGGCAGTGTGAGATCATGACCTTCGCTACTGTAATTTTCGCTCCCCATCACAGCCTGGCCTTAAAAGTGTGCGGATTTGCCTACACACCAGCCTCACTGCTTGGACGGACATCCATCAGTCCGCGTCACTACCCTCCTGCGTCCCCCCATCGCTCATAACGGATTACGGTGGTACAGGAATATCAACCTGTTGTCCTTCGACTACGCCTGTCGGCCTCGCCTTAGGTCCCGACTTACCCTGAGCGGACGAGCCTTCCTCAGGAAACCTTGGGCTTTCGGCGGATCAGATTCTCACTGATCTTTTCGTTACTCATACCGGCATTCTCACTTGTATGCAGTCCAGCTGTCCTCACGATCAACCTTCAACCCGCATACAACGCTCCCCTACCCCTGATGCAAAGCATCAAGCCATAGCTTCGGTGGTGTGTTTAGCCCCGTTACATTTTCGGCGCAGAGTCACTCGACCAGTGAGCTATTACGCACTCTTTAAATGGTGGCTGCTTCTAAGCCAACATCCTGGTTGTCTGTGCAACTCCACATCCTTTCCCACTTAACACACACTTGGGGACCTTAGCTGATGGTCTGGGCTGTTTCCCTTTTGACAATGGATCTTAGCACTCACTGTCTGACTCCCGGACGATAAGTCGATGGCATTCGGAGTTTGACTGAGCTTGGTAACCCTTGCGGGCCCCGCACCCAATCAGTGCTCTACCTCCACGACTCCATATTCCGAGGCTAGCCCTAAAGCTATTTCGGGGAGAACCAGCTATCTCCGAGTTCGATTGGAATTTCTCCGCTACCCCCACCTCATCCCCGAACTTTTCAACGTTCGTGGGTTCGGGCCTCCAGTGCGTGTTACCGCACCTTCACCCTGGACAGGGGTAGATCACACGGTTTCGGGTCTACGTCCACGTACTTAGTCGCCCTATTCAGACTCGCTTTCGCTGCGGCTCCGGCTCCTCGCCTTAACCTTGCACGTTAAACGTAACTCGCCGGTTCATTCTACAAAAGGCACGCCATCACCCCTAAAATGGGCTCTGACTTCTTGTAAGCACACGGTTTCAGGTACTGTTTCACTCCCCTTCCGGGGTGCTTTTCACCTTTCCCTCACGGTACTGTTTCACTATCGGTCGCCAGGGAGTATTTAGCCTTGGCAGATGGTCCTGCCGGATTCATACGGGGTTTCACGTGCCCCGCACTACTCGGGATCCGTCTCGGAGGGAATAGAATTTCAAGTACAGGGCTTTTACCTTCTTTGGCGGGCCTTTCCAGACCTCTTCGTTTACTCGATTCCTTTGTAACTCCATGTGAGACGTCCCACAACCCCAGGGAGCAAGCTCCCTGGTTTAGGCTGTTCCGCGTTCGCTCGCCGCTACTGACGGAATCACTCTTGTTTTCTCTTCCTCAGGGTACTTAGATGTTTCAGTTCCCCTGGTCTGCCTCTACCCACCCTATGAATTCAGATGGAAGTGACTGTGCATTACCACAGCCGGGTTTCCCCATTCGGACACCCCCGGATCAAAGCTTGCTTACAGCTCCCCGAGGCCTTTTCGTTGTTCGCCACGTCCTTCGTCGGCTCCTGGCGCCTAGGCATCCTCCGTGTGCTCTTAATAGCTTAACCAATTAAGCACTTTATCTTCACTTGATCAATCGCTTGACACAAGCTCAGCTAAAAGATGTTCTAAAACGCAATTTTCGTTTCGGTATCCAGTTTTCAAGGATCAAGTTGAGAGTTTGAGCTCTCAAAACTGAGCAACGAGTGAGCAACTAGCCAGAATGGCTAGATTTAAGATTTGAATGTTTCCGCTGCGGGAAACGATTCTCCATAGAAAGGAGGTGATCCAGCCGCACCTTCCGATACGGCTACCTTGTTACGACTTCACCCCAATCATCTACCCCACCTTCGGCGGCTGGCTCCCTTGCGGGTTACCCCACCGACTTCGGGTGTTGTAAACTCTCGTGGTGTGACGGGCGGTGTGTACAAGACCCGGGAACGTATTCACCGCGGCATGCTGATCCGCGATTACTAGCAATTCCGACTTCATGCAGGCGAGTTGCAGCCTGCAATCCGAACTGAGACCGGCTTTATAAGATTGGCTCCGCCTCGCGGCTTCGCTTCCCGTTGTACCGGCCATTGTAGTACGTGTGTAGCCCAGGTCATAAGGGGCATGATGATTTGACGTCATCCCCACCTTCCTCCGGTTTGTCACCGGCAGTCACTCTAGAGTGCCCAGCCTTACCTGCTGGCAACTAAAGTCAAGGGTTGCGCTCGTTGCGGGACTTAACCCAACATCTCACGACACGAGCTGACGACAACCATGCACCACCTGTCTCCTTTGTCCCGAAGGCCGCACCTATCTCTAGGTGATTCAGAGGGATGTCAAGACCTGGTAAGGTTCTTCGCGTTGCTTCGAATTAAACCACATACTCCACTGCTTGTGCGGGTCCCCGTCAATTCCTTTGAGTTTCAGTCTTGCGACCGTACTCCCCAGGCGGAGTGCTTACTGTGTTAACTTCGGCACCAAGGGTATCGAAACCCCTAACACCTAGCACTCATCGTTTACGGCGTGGACTACCAGGGTATCTAATCCTGTTTGCTCCCCACGCTTTCGCGCCTCAGCGTCAGTTACAGCCCAGAAAGTCGCCTTCGCCACTGGTGTTCCTCCACATCTCTACGCATTTCACCGCTACACGTGGAATTCCACTTTCCTCTTCTGCACTCAAGCTGCCCAGTTTCCAGTGCGACCACAGGTTGAGCCCATGGTTTAAACACCAGACTTAAACAGCCGCCTGCGCGCGCTTTACGCCCAATAATTCCGGACAACGCTTGCCCCCTACGTATTACCGCGGCTGCTGGCACGTAGTTAGCCGGGGCTTTCTTCTCAGGTACCGTCACTCTCTTAGCAGTTACTCTAAGAGACGTTCTTCCCTGGCAACAGAGCTTTACGATCCGAAAACCTTCATCACTCACGCGGCGTTGCTCCGTCAGGCTTTCGCCCATTGCGGAAGATTCCCTACTGCTGCCTCCCGTAGGAGTCTGGGCCGTGTCTCAGTCCCAGTGTGGCCGTTCACCCTCTCAGGTCGGCTACGCATCGTCGCCTTGGTGAGCCGTTACCCCACCAACTAGCTAATGCGCCGCAGGCCCATCCCCTGGTGACAGATTGCTCCGCCTTTCCGCCTTCCGGTATGCACCAGAAGGTCTTATCCGGTATTAGCTACCGTTTCCGGTAGTTATCCCAGTCCAAGGGGCAGGTTGCCTACGTGTTACTCACCCGTCCGCCGCTAAGTATTTTGAAGAGCAAGCTCTTCAAAATACTCCGCTCGACTTGCATGTATTAGGCACGCCGCCAGCGTTCGTCCTGAGCCAGGATCAAACTCTCCAAAAAAGGTAGAGCCGATAGCTCATTCAAACAAACTGACGAGAATTTCTTCTCATTTTATACTCACTCGTTGTTCAGTTTTCAAAGATCAAAGTCTCTTTCAGTGCGTCGCCGTGTCTCTTGCAGCGACCTTTATAATATATCACATCTTCTCCGTTTTAGTCAACCTTTTTTTCAAAATCCATTATCTGGTTCTTATTAAAAGGTTTCCGCTCCAGAGGGACGAGTTATAATTTATCACATGAATGAGTGGGTAGTCAACCATAAATAAATAAAAAAAAGAGAGCGCCGAGCCTCTCCAATTCAAAACCCTTCATATTTAACATAAGGTCAATATATTATAATGTATATCGTATCGGATACCTGCCGCCCGCATCGGCCCAGGACGCCATTTCTCTTACCAATGAGCGGGATGTCAGCTTGCGAAGGACCAAAGGCAGTTCCGCTTCCACATCTTTGAGTCCCGGAAGAGCGAGAAGCTCCTCTATGCTGCACGGCTCTTTGCGGTCTCTCAATAGATCAAGAAGCCATTTGCAGCAATCCCCCATTTTGGACATAAGAGAGAACTCACAAGCAAGCTGAACAAGCTCAATTCTTTGTTCCATCGTTTCGCCGCTGATCGTCAATTCATCGTACAGCTTGTATACCGAGTTGTTGAGATTCTTCACCTGCTCCCATACCGCCGGCATCGGATAATGACCAGCCTCGCTGACCTCCAGCCGAGCCCAATGATACAGGGCAACCAAGATACAATTGTACGAATCCATGTAGCAGCCTGCCTGCAAGTAACGTTTGGATTTCACATGCATATGCAGAAACCTGGCAAATTCCAAGAACAGTACCCGTTCTCTAAGTGGCTGCTCAAAGCGAATCACTTCTTCGCGGAGCCTCTCCAGGATTCCTTTTGGATCCCAAATGATTTCACCCTCCAGGAGGCAGGTAACCCGCTCATTATTGTCCCCTGTGATGATCGAACGCTCCAGCATCGAACGACCGACGCGGAGAGTCTGAGTCCGAAATTCGCCTGCAACCATATGATCAATCAGTCGGTTTTCTGCCCCGTTCTCATGAAGAATCAATATGACTTTATCAAAGTCGTGAAGCAGAGCACTCTGAAAAAGAGCATTTCCTTGGGACCCCAAAACAATCGCTCCCAGAGCATTCACGTCAAAAATATCTCCATTTAATAATGTCAGATTGGATAATTCCATATCGTCCTCCATCAAATTTGGCGATTTTGCGTCAATTCAGTTATAATTCTTTTATCTTAGAATCTTAATCTATTAATTCTACATATTGATGTCAGTTCCTTCTGGACGACCGAACTATATTTAGTGGGAGAAAATACTCATGATGTTTAAATCCGCTAAGATTAACGCATTTCGCACTTGGGGTCTGCTGCTGACGATGCTCGGTATGGGGCTTATGATTCTGGGTACAGCGGGCATTGTGTTCTGGGGTCAGGCAGGTAAAATTGTCGCCGGAATCGGTCTTGTAATCGGCCTGGTTTCGATGGTCGCCAGTCTTGTAATTTATTTTTGGGCAGGTATGCTCTCCACAAGCGCCGTTCAAGTAGAATGTCCAGAGTGCGGCAAACGGACCAAAATGCTCGGCAAAACAGACCGCTGCATGTTCTGCCATACGATTCTTACCCTGGACCCTGAGCAGGCGACCATTACCTCCGAGCAGCTTAAAGACGGGAAGGCTGAACGGTAAAGGAGTTCTGGCGCAGCAAAAAGGGATGCCGGCGCAGGCAACCGGCATCAAAAAAAGAGGCTCTCCAATCGTCGGAGAGACCTCTTTTTTCAATGAAGGATTATATAAATGCCGTTCAGCCGTATTATTGATGTATTCCGTGCAGTGTATTCCAAGCGGAATCATCCGCAAAGCTTCGGTTCCAAGAGGCAATTCCCCCAAGCTTCAAAGACTTGGCCAGTTCCACTCTCGATTTAAGCGAAACCTTGTCCTCAATCCATATTTTGCGGAGAGCTCCGTTTTCCTTATATTCCACGTAGTTTTGGCCTGTATCTTTGGAAAGCACGGGCTTAAGCTTCTTGGAGCGGATGATTTCGGCAACGGCCTCCATCCCCACCGCCTTGGAGCTTACTTTGTTCTTCCCTTCAACCTTCTGTTCGGTCCAAATACGCGTATACAGGGGAACTCCCAAAACCAGCTTGCGGGCCGGCACCGAGTCCTCTTCAAGAATCCGCTCAACGGCGTTCTGTGACCAGGACAGGGATGCCACCGAACCGGCTTCAGGGCTGGATGCCCAATGCTCGTCATAGGCCATAACGATAATAAAATCGGCCAACTCCCCCAGCGCGCGCCGGTCGAGAAAGAGCGACCACATTTCGCTGTTCGACTTTGGGGTGACGTCAATGGAAAGAACGAGATTTTTAGCTTGGGCCATCGGCTTCAGCTCGCGGATAAATTGTGTGACACTGCCGCCGTCCTTGGTATATACATTTTCAAAGTCGATATTGATGCCGTCGAGATTGTAAAGGTCGCAGTATTCCAGCAGCTGTACGATCGTCCTCATCCGTTTGTCATAGGTGGATAGCGCCTGTGTGGTCAAGTCAGGATCGAAGCTGTTGCTCAGCAGCCCCCAGACTTCCATTCCCCGGCCGTGAGCCCATGACACATAAGCCTGATCCGCCTGGCTTCGCACATTGCCCTCGCCGTCCACAATTTTAAACCAGGTGGGGCTTACGACATTTACACCGGTCAGCTTGCCGATGGAAGCGGGATTAGGATTGCGGTTATACACGGCTTCCCAGGTAAGATTTACGGCTTTACCATCCCAGCGGCGTTCCGCCCGGGTTGGAGCCGAGGGCTTCTTTTTCACCGTTTTGGTTCCGGTCTTGGCTATCTCCGATGCCTTTACATAACCTGCGTATCCGGTGTCCATTTGAACGTACAGCCATCCTTCCTGACGCCCCCAGATTCTCAGTTTGGTTCCTGCCTTCATTTTGGCCAGGGCGGGCGCATGAATCGTCGGCTTGGTCCGCAGCGCGGCTTTTTTGTCCTGCACTTGTCCCAGCTGTACCGTTTCTCCGGCTGTCATAATCAGAACCGCGCCCGTATCGGCATTCTCCTGCACATCAAGACCGTATAAGCTTTTGAGCGTCTCGGCCGGCAAATAGGTTATCCCGCCGCGCTCTTCAGGTGCCAGCCGAAGCTGAATCGGCTTATTGTTAAGACTGGCTGACTTCTTCTCCGCCTGCATATATAAAAGCTCGCTGTCCGTCGTAAGAATGACCGACTTCGTCCCGGCTTCATACCGAATGGAAGAGTCGACGTTTTTTTGCAAAAGTGGAAGCGGCAGCAGCAGGCTCTCCCCTGAACCGGAAGCGAAATAGCCGGTATAATTGCCCTTGACAAAAATCGGCTTGTCCTTCCCTTTCCACTCCGGGTCTACTTGAAGGGGATTGGGAAGCACGTAAAAAATGACCGCATATGCCGCTGCCGCAATAATAAGCAGGCCCGAGAGCCTGCGAAGAAGCCCGGCTCGTCTGCCGGGGCGTCCGCGTCTATATTTCTGTCTTTTGTTCAAAATACATCCTCCGTACCCTGCTGGATTTAAAGTTAGAGAAATGCTGCTACAAAAAAGAAAACGTGAGGCATCCGCGTTAGATTCGGACTCCGCACGTTGTCATTGCTTTTCAGGCAAAGCGTCCACTGCCCTTAAAGAAGCGGCGGAGTCTTGCGCTATACTGTATTACCGTTTCAGTTATTAATGCTGTTTGTTCGAGCAGCATCCGCAAATGCCGTACAGTTCCATGCGCAATCCGTTTACTTTGAAGCCGGTAGCCTTCTCCGCCTCAAGTTCAACCTCATGCAGTGAAGGATAACTGAAATCTTCGATTTTGCCGCACTCCTGGCATATGATGTGGTAATGGTCGGATACATTGGCGTCGAAGCGGCTGGAGTTGTCGCCGTATGTCAGCTCGCGGACCATTCCCGCTTCCATAAACATCTTGAGATTATTGTACACGGTGGCAACGCTCATGCTTGGAAACTTCGGTTCCAGCGCACGATAAATCTCATCAGCGGTAGGATGATTCATCGCTTCCATCAAGTAGGTTAAAATCGCATGACGCTGTGGCGTAATACGGACCCCCGTTGTCTTCAGTTGTTCCAATGCGTGCTGTACACCGCTTCCCATTCCTGTCACCGCCTTCACATCTAAGTCATGAGTAAATAAACGTTATTGTATTTATTGTAAGACCGGTTCTTCAGTATTGTCAACGCGATCGGTTAATTATACTGATTATTATTTGATAAAAATTAGTTTATTCAATTTTTCCTCA encodes:
- a CDS encoding nucleotidyltransferase-like protein, encoding MELSNLTLLNGDIFDVNALGAIVLGSQGNALFQSALLHDFDKVILILHENGAENRLIDHMVAGEFRTQTLRVGRSMLERSIITGDNNERVTCLLEGEIIWDPKGILERLREEVIRFEQPLRERVLFLEFARFLHMHVKSKRYLQAGCYMDSYNCILVALYHWARLEVSEAGHYPMPAVWEQVKNLNNSVYKLYDELTISGETMEQRIELVQLACEFSLMSKMGDCCKWLLDLLRDRKEPCSIEELLALPGLKDVEAELPLVLRKLTSRSLVREMASWADAGGRYPIRYTL
- a CDS encoding DUF2614 family zinc ribbon-containing protein, producing the protein MMFKSAKINAFRTWGLLLTMLGMGLMILGTAGIVFWGQAGKIVAGIGLVIGLVSMVASLVIYFWAGMLSTSAVQVECPECGKRTKMLGKTDRCMFCHTILTLDPEQATITSEQLKDGKAER
- a CDS encoding glycosyl hydrolase family 18 protein — translated: MNKRQKYRRGRPGRRAGLLRRLSGLLIIAAAAYAVIFYVLPNPLQVDPEWKGKDKPIFVKGNYTGYFASGSGESLLLPLPLLQKNVDSSIRYEAGTKSVILTTDSELLYMQAEKKSASLNNKPIQLRLAPEERGGITYLPAETLKSLYGLDVQENADTGAVLIMTAGETVQLGQVQDKKAALRTKPTIHAPALAKMKAGTKLRIWGRQEGWLYVQMDTGYAGYVKASEIAKTGTKTVKKKPSAPTRAERRWDGKAVNLTWEAVYNRNPNPASIGKLTGVNVVSPTWFKIVDGEGNVRSQADQAYVSWAHGRGMEVWGLLSNSFDPDLTTQALSTYDKRMRTIVQLLEYCDLYNLDGINIDFENVYTKDGGSVTQFIRELKPMAQAKNLVLSIDVTPKSNSEMWSLFLDRRALGELADFIIVMAYDEHWASSPEAGSVASLSWSQNAVERILEEDSVPARKLVLGVPLYTRIWTEQKVEGKNKVSSKAVGMEAVAEIIRSKKLKPVLSKDTGQNYVEYKENGALRKIWIEDKVSLKSRVELAKSLKLGGIASWNRSFADDSAWNTLHGIHQ
- the perR gene encoding peroxide-responsive transcriptional repressor PerR; the protein is MGSGVQHALEQLKTTGVRITPQRHAILTYLMEAMNHPTADEIYRALEPKFPSMSVATVYNNLKMFMEAGMVRELTYGDNSSRFDANVSDHYHIICQECGKIEDFSYPSLHEVELEAEKATGFKVNGLRMELYGICGCCSNKQH